Proteins from a genomic interval of Streptomyces fodineus:
- a CDS encoding cation-translocating P-type ATPase translates to MALGLLRMPSAAVRLLPAAPRLLAPAVGVAAGAATGTARAGVRGADAAVRVARVARNALPGAGDHWRAGTRAHLALRPVVRERVRSAGGTAQLARRIAETLAERPDVLLAYWDQGLARLVVTATEQDAADRIVEHAAELAERHGLVLSGGDVDETTHPADPAGVRAAVATLAADGVGIGAAVAAYLLRLPPSPRLATAVVTLLRENPRFRAWLRARLGDTRMDIVLACANAAVHGAGQTPTSLLLDGALRACQVAETVARAAAFDAVHDQLCAPGRVSLPTDGTPRPPLPETPAQEYADHAAAGSMLGAAATLLVKHDGAEAAEAVLAGSPKAARYGPAAFHAVLSAALARTGVLVRDPDRLRRLELAGTVVLHPSVLRTDRGEADPWTEPVLDAARRAGLRVVLVDDPALEDFTGLADQVVDARRPLDDVVYEARGDAGGVLAVARVRAADERDVLAGLCAADIALALTDHEGAVVWGADILALHGLPDVWRVLTAIPAARRVGRHAQTLARSGAALSGLLVAIGESGGHGRLAALPGLRHAPVDVGAATALLSGVRAALGVAAARPPHPHPRVHWHELGPEQARERLEHEPAAEITTFEALTAPVRKAAAGVARHPVAAPVRWSYRLGRAVRGELQDPLTPVLAVGSAASAILGSVVDALLVVGALDLNALVGGVQRLRAERALSGLVAEQQQKARLVPPEAEAPAGGTRTVDAGKLHPGDVIQLKADDVVPADARLLWQDGLEVDESALTGESLPVEKQTDPTPHAPVADRRCMVFEGTTVAAGQGRAVVVDIGEHTEAARAVHLAARTPPAGGVQARLQELTREALPLTLVGGAAVTGLALLRGTPIRDAVSGGVAVAVAAVPEGLPLVATVAQLAAARRLSRGGVLVRTPRTLEALGRMDTICFDKTGTLTENRLRLVRTSDADGTVRAVDEDGSAGTVRAAVRACPRVDGGSDQPVHATDEAVLAAAGPDPDWTQVADLPFEAARGYAAAVGRSGDGPLVLVVKGAPETVLPACSGLPEHAFEAAHALAGDGLRVLAVAERRLGADEQEAADVLEQPLRELEFIGLLALSDVPRETSTALVEGLQKAGVRPVMLTGDHPQTARAIAADLGWPEDTVVVTGDELAAADRAARARMLRDAGVVARVAPEQKLQVVEALRDAGRVVGMVGDGANDAAAIRAADIGVGISARGSAAARNAADMVLTDEDLTVLIDAVGEGRALWHSVADAIAILIGGNAGEVGFGILGTLLSGRAPLSTRQMLMVNLFTDLFPSMAVAVTEKEDEPGMVRGRSRSPGEGAPGIVRARSGFPEDASAVLGAPLLRQIRHRALTTCLGAVTAWLIGRFTPGTARRCSTMALCAVVGTQLVQTLLDRRESRLVWVTCLGSAVALVAVVQTPGVSHAVGCTPLGPVAWAGVLVAVALAPAVQRVLPRMEETVGRLLPG, encoded by the coding sequence ATGGCGCTGGGACTGCTGAGGATGCCCTCGGCGGCCGTACGGCTGCTGCCCGCCGCTCCGCGGCTGCTGGCGCCGGCGGTCGGAGTGGCCGCCGGTGCCGCCACGGGCACGGCGCGCGCCGGAGTGCGCGGGGCGGACGCCGCCGTACGGGTGGCGCGGGTGGCGCGCAACGCGCTGCCCGGCGCCGGTGACCACTGGCGGGCCGGTACCCGTGCCCATCTGGCGCTGCGGCCCGTGGTGCGGGAACGGGTACGGAGCGCGGGCGGCACCGCGCAGTTGGCCCGCCGGATCGCCGAGACGCTGGCCGAGCGGCCGGACGTGCTGCTCGCGTACTGGGACCAGGGGCTCGCGCGCCTCGTCGTGACCGCGACCGAACAGGACGCCGCCGACCGGATCGTGGAGCACGCCGCCGAACTGGCCGAGCGGCACGGACTGGTGCTGTCCGGCGGCGACGTGGACGAGACCACCCATCCGGCCGACCCGGCCGGGGTGCGCGCCGCCGTGGCCACGCTCGCCGCCGACGGAGTGGGCATCGGCGCCGCGGTCGCCGCCTACCTGCTGCGGCTGCCGCCGTCGCCGCGCCTGGCGACCGCGGTGGTGACGCTGCTGCGGGAGAACCCGCGCTTTCGCGCCTGGCTGCGCGCCCGGCTCGGGGACACCCGCATGGACATCGTCCTCGCCTGCGCGAACGCCGCCGTCCACGGCGCCGGGCAGACCCCGACCTCTCTCCTGCTCGACGGCGCCCTGCGGGCCTGCCAGGTGGCCGAGACGGTGGCGCGTGCCGCCGCCTTCGACGCGGTCCACGACCAGCTGTGCGCGCCCGGCCGCGTCAGCCTCCCGACGGACGGCACGCCCCGCCCGCCGCTGCCGGAAACCCCGGCCCAGGAGTACGCCGACCACGCCGCCGCGGGCAGCATGCTGGGCGCCGCGGCCACCCTGCTGGTCAAGCACGACGGCGCCGAGGCGGCCGAGGCGGTCCTCGCCGGCTCGCCGAAGGCCGCCCGCTACGGCCCCGCCGCCTTCCACGCCGTACTGAGCGCGGCCCTCGCCCGCACCGGCGTGCTGGTGCGCGACCCGGACCGGCTGCGCCGGCTGGAGCTGGCCGGCACGGTCGTCCTGCACCCGAGCGTGCTGCGCACCGACCGGGGCGAGGCCGACCCGTGGACCGAGCCGGTGCTGGACGCGGCCCGCCGGGCGGGGCTCAGGGTGGTGCTCGTGGACGACCCCGCCCTGGAGGACTTCACCGGCCTCGCCGACCAGGTCGTGGACGCGCGCCGGCCGCTGGACGACGTGGTGTACGAGGCGCGCGGTGACGCGGGCGGGGTGCTCGCCGTCGCCCGGGTGCGCGCGGCCGACGAGCGCGACGTCCTGGCCGGGCTGTGCGCCGCCGACATCGCCCTGGCCCTGACCGACCACGAGGGCGCCGTGGTCTGGGGCGCGGACATCCTGGCCCTGCACGGGCTGCCCGACGTGTGGCGGGTGCTGACCGCGATCCCGGCCGCCCGCAGGGTCGGCCGGCACGCCCAGACCCTCGCCCGTTCCGGCGCCGCGCTCTCCGGTCTTCTCGTGGCCATCGGCGAGTCCGGCGGCCACGGACGCCTCGCCGCCCTGCCGGGGCTGCGGCACGCCCCCGTCGACGTCGGCGCCGCGACCGCCCTGCTGTCCGGGGTACGCGCCGCGCTCGGCGTGGCGGCGGCCCGGCCCCCGCACCCGCATCCGCGCGTCCACTGGCACGAGCTCGGCCCCGAGCAGGCCCGGGAGCGGCTGGAGCACGAACCGGCCGCCGAGATCACCACGTTCGAGGCGCTGACCGCCCCCGTGCGCAAGGCCGCCGCCGGTGTCGCCCGGCACCCGGTCGCCGCGCCCGTGCGCTGGTCCTACCGGCTCGGCCGGGCCGTGCGCGGCGAACTCCAGGACCCGCTCACCCCGGTGCTCGCGGTCGGCTCGGCGGCGTCGGCGATCCTCGGCTCCGTCGTGGACGCGCTGCTCGTCGTCGGCGCCCTCGACCTGAACGCCCTGGTCGGCGGCGTCCAGCGGCTGCGCGCCGAGCGGGCGCTGTCCGGACTGGTCGCGGAGCAGCAGCAGAAGGCGCGCCTGGTGCCACCGGAGGCCGAGGCGCCGGCCGGCGGCACGCGCACCGTGGACGCGGGCAAGCTGCATCCGGGTGACGTGATCCAGCTGAAGGCGGACGACGTGGTGCCCGCCGACGCACGGCTGCTGTGGCAGGACGGCCTGGAGGTCGACGAGTCGGCGCTGACCGGCGAGTCGCTGCCGGTGGAGAAGCAGACCGACCCGACCCCGCACGCACCCGTCGCCGACCGGCGATGCATGGTCTTCGAGGGTACGACCGTGGCGGCGGGCCAGGGCCGGGCCGTGGTGGTCGACATCGGCGAGCACACGGAGGCCGCCCGCGCCGTCCACCTGGCCGCCCGTACCCCCCCGGCCGGCGGCGTACAGGCCCGGCTGCAGGAACTCACCCGCGAGGCACTGCCGTTGACCCTGGTGGGCGGCGCGGCGGTGACCGGGCTGGCGCTGCTGCGGGGCACCCCGATCCGGGATGCGGTCAGCGGCGGGGTGGCGGTGGCCGTGGCGGCCGTACCGGAGGGCCTGCCGCTGGTGGCGACCGTCGCGCAGCTGGCGGCCGCCCGGCGGCTGAGCCGCGGTGGTGTCCTCGTCCGCACCCCGCGCACCCTGGAGGCGCTGGGCCGGATGGACACCATCTGCTTCGACAAGACCGGCACCCTCACCGAGAACCGGCTGCGGCTGGTGCGCACCTCCGACGCCGACGGCACGGTCCGCGCGGTGGACGAGGACGGGTCCGCCGGCACGGTCCGGGCCGCCGTCCGTGCCTGCCCGCGCGTCGACGGCGGTTCCGACCAGCCGGTGCACGCCACCGACGAGGCCGTGCTGGCGGCTGCCGGTCCCGACCCGGACTGGACGCAGGTCGCCGACCTGCCCTTCGAGGCGGCGCGCGGCTATGCCGCCGCCGTCGGCCGGAGCGGGGACGGCCCGCTCGTGCTCGTGGTCAAGGGCGCCCCGGAGACGGTGCTGCCCGCCTGCTCCGGACTTCCCGAGCACGCCTTTGAGGCGGCGCATGCCCTGGCCGGGGACGGTCTCAGGGTGCTGGCGGTGGCCGAGCGGCGGCTCGGCGCGGACGAGCAGGAGGCCGCCGACGTCCTCGAACAGCCGCTGCGGGAGCTGGAGTTCATCGGTCTGCTCGCCCTGTCCGACGTACCGCGCGAGACCTCCACGGCGCTCGTGGAGGGGCTGCAGAAGGCGGGCGTACGACCGGTGATGCTCACCGGCGACCATCCGCAGACCGCACGGGCCATCGCCGCCGATCTGGGCTGGCCCGAGGACACCGTCGTCGTCACCGGCGACGAGCTGGCGGCGGCGGACCGGGCGGCCCGCGCCCGGATGCTGCGCGACGCGGGGGTGGTGGCCCGGGTGGCGCCCGAGCAGAAGCTCCAGGTCGTGGAGGCGCTGCGGGACGCGGGCCGGGTCGTCGGCATGGTCGGCGACGGTGCCAACGACGCAGCCGCCATCCGCGCCGCCGACATCGGGGTCGGCATCAGCGCGCGCGGTTCGGCCGCCGCGCGCAACGCCGCCGACATGGTCCTCACCGACGAGGATCTGACGGTCCTGATCGACGCGGTCGGCGAGGGCCGGGCACTGTGGCACAGCGTGGCCGACGCCATCGCCATCCTGATCGGGGGCAACGCGGGCGAGGTCGGGTTCGGCATCCTCGGCACACTGCTGTCCGGCCGGGCGCCGCTGTCCACCCGGCAGATGCTCATGGTGAACCTCTTCACCGACCTGTTCCCCTCGATGGCCGTGGCGGTGACCGAGAAGGAGGACGAGCCCGGCATGGTACGCGGCCGCAGCCGATCGCCCGGCGAGGGCGCACCCGGCATCGTGCGCGCCCGCAGCGGCTTCCCGGAGGACGCCTCCGCCGTCCTCGGCGCGCCCCTGCTCCGGCAGATCCGGCACCGGGCGCTCACCACCTGCCTGGGCGCGGTGACGGCGTGGCTGATCGGCCGCTTCACCCCCGGCACCGCGCGCCGTTGCAGCACGATGGCGCTGTGCGCGGTGGTCGGCACCCAGCTGGTGCAGACGCTGCTGGACCGGCGTGAGAGCCGGCTGGTGTGGGTGACCTGCCTGGGGTCCGCCGTGGCGCTGGTCGCCGTGGTGCAGACCCCGGGCGTCAGCCACGCCGTCGGATGCACCCCGCTCGGCCCGGTGGCCTGGGCCGGGGTCCTGGTGGCGGTCGCCCTGGCGCCGGCGGTGCAGCGGGTGCTGCCCCGCATGGAGGAGACGGTCGGCCGGCTGCTGCCGGGCTGA
- a CDS encoding NADH:flavin oxidoreductase/NADH oxidase, which translates to MSALFESITLREVTIPNRVWMPPMCQYSAEPEGPLAGAPHDWHFAHYAARATGGTGLIIVEATAVAPEGRISPYDLGLWNDTQVKAFQRITRFLTAQGTVPGIQLAHGGRKASTDRPWKGGAPLGPEAHGWRPVAPSAVPFDENHPVPDELTVDQIGAVVGQFAAAARRALAAGFEIAEIHGAHGYLINEFLSPHSNHRTDVYGGSYENRTRFALEVVDAVRAVWPGDKPVFFRISATDWLQDGGWTTEDTVRFARDLHAHGVDLLDVSTGGNASGVSIATGPGYQVPFAARVKAETPLPVAAVGLITEAGQAEKIVTNGEADAVLLGRELLRNPSWARHAARELGGEVRVPDPYHRSV; encoded by the coding sequence GTGAGCGCGCTCTTCGAGAGCATCACCCTGCGCGAAGTGACCATCCCGAACCGGGTGTGGATGCCGCCGATGTGCCAGTACTCGGCCGAGCCCGAGGGGCCGCTCGCGGGCGCCCCGCACGACTGGCACTTCGCGCACTATGCGGCGCGCGCCACGGGCGGCACCGGCCTGATCATCGTGGAAGCCACCGCGGTCGCGCCGGAGGGTCGGATCTCCCCCTACGACCTCGGCCTGTGGAACGACACCCAGGTGAAGGCCTTCCAGCGGATCACCCGCTTCCTCACCGCCCAGGGCACGGTGCCGGGGATCCAGCTGGCCCACGGCGGCCGCAAGGCATCCACCGACCGGCCCTGGAAGGGCGGCGCGCCGCTCGGACCGGAGGCGCACGGCTGGCGGCCGGTCGCCCCGAGCGCGGTGCCCTTCGACGAAAATCACCCCGTGCCCGATGAGTTGACGGTGGATCAGATCGGGGCGGTCGTCGGCCAGTTCGCCGCCGCGGCCCGCCGGGCGCTCGCCGCCGGCTTCGAGATCGCCGAGATCCACGGCGCCCACGGCTACCTGATCAACGAGTTCCTCTCCCCGCACTCCAACCACCGCACCGACGTCTACGGCGGCTCGTACGAGAACCGCACCCGGTTCGCGCTCGAGGTCGTGGACGCCGTACGGGCGGTGTGGCCCGGGGACAAGCCGGTGTTCTTCCGTATCTCGGCCACCGACTGGCTCCAGGACGGCGGCTGGACCACCGAGGACACGGTCCGCTTCGCCCGCGATCTGCACGCCCACGGTGTGGACCTCCTGGACGTCTCCACCGGCGGCAACGCCTCCGGCGTGAGCATTGCGACCGGGCCCGGCTACCAGGTGCCGTTCGCCGCCCGGGTCAAGGCCGAGACGCCGCTGCCCGTCGCAGCCGTCGGGCTGATCACGGAGGCCGGGCAGGCCGAGAAGATCGTCACGAACGGCGAGGCGGACGCCGTCCTGCTGGGCCGGGAGCTGCTGCGCAACCCGTCCTGGGCCCGGCACGCGGCCCGCGAGCTGGGCGGCGAGGTCAGGGTGCCGGACCCCTACCACCGGTCGGTCTGA
- a CDS encoding ArsR/SmtB family transcription factor → MTETATAGRALPHPERQEIRLEAVLHALSDPMRLQIVRELAAAEAELTCSQFDVPVTKSTTTHHFRVLRESGVIRQVYRGTAKMNALRRDDLDGLFPGLLGSLLAAADRQSARLGDDT, encoded by the coding sequence GTGACCGAGACCGCCACCGCCGGCCGTGCGCTGCCGCACCCGGAGCGGCAGGAGATCCGGCTGGAGGCCGTGCTGCACGCGCTCTCCGACCCCATGCGGCTGCAGATCGTCCGTGAACTCGCCGCCGCCGAGGCCGAGTTGACCTGCTCCCAGTTCGATGTGCCGGTGACCAAGTCCACCACCACTCACCACTTCCGGGTGCTGCGCGAGAGCGGGGTCATCCGGCAGGTCTACCGGGGTACGGCCAAGATGAACGCGCTGCGCCGGGACGACCTGGACGGTCTCTTCCCGGGGCTGCTCGGCAGCCTCCTCGCCGCCGCCGACCGCCAGTCCGCCCGCCTCGGCGACGACACCTGA
- a CDS encoding nucleobase:cation symporter-2 family protein produces the protein MAATADVHPVDEMPPVRLLAAFGLQHVLAMYAGAVAVPLIVGGAMRLPPADLAYLITADLLVCGIATLIQCVGFWRFGVRLPIMQGCTFAAVSPMVLVGTTGGGLPAVYGAVIVAGLAIMLLAPVFGRLLRFFPPLVTGTVILIIGVSLLPVAGNWAAGGVGAKDFGEPKNLALAAFVLAVVLAVQRFAPASLARIAVLTGIVVGLAVAVPFGFTDFGGVGDADWVGISTPFHFGAPAFHASAIVSMLVVAVVTMTETTGDLIAVGELTGRRVEPRSLADGLRADGLSTVLGGVFNTFPYTAYAQNVGLVGMTRVRSRWVVAAAGGILVLLGLLPKLGAVVAAIPAPVLGGAGLVMFGTVAASGLRTLAQVDFRGNNNLTVVAVSVAIGMLPVGVPTVYEKFPDWFQTVMNSGISAGCVSAIVLNLLFNHLPWKAGPGAAPRPEGLLLGGEETAQ, from the coding sequence ATGGCCGCCACCGCAGACGTCCATCCCGTCGACGAGATGCCACCCGTACGGCTGTTGGCGGCCTTCGGGCTGCAGCACGTGCTCGCGATGTACGCGGGTGCCGTCGCCGTGCCGCTGATCGTGGGCGGCGCGATGCGGCTGCCGCCCGCCGACCTGGCGTATCTGATCACCGCCGATCTGCTGGTGTGCGGGATCGCCACACTGATCCAGTGCGTCGGTTTCTGGCGGTTCGGCGTCCGGCTGCCGATCATGCAGGGCTGCACGTTCGCGGCGGTGTCGCCGATGGTGCTCGTCGGGACGACGGGCGGCGGACTGCCCGCGGTCTACGGCGCGGTGATCGTCGCAGGTCTGGCGATCATGCTGCTCGCGCCGGTGTTCGGCAGACTGCTGCGGTTCTTCCCGCCGCTGGTGACCGGCACGGTGATCCTGATCATCGGGGTCTCGCTGCTGCCGGTCGCGGGCAACTGGGCGGCGGGCGGCGTCGGCGCGAAGGACTTCGGGGAGCCGAAGAACCTGGCGCTGGCGGCCTTCGTACTGGCGGTGGTGCTGGCCGTACAGCGGTTCGCGCCCGCTTCTCTCGCCCGGATCGCCGTCCTGACCGGCATCGTGGTGGGCCTGGCGGTCGCGGTGCCGTTCGGGTTCACCGACTTCGGCGGGGTCGGGGACGCCGACTGGGTCGGCATCAGCACGCCGTTCCACTTCGGGGCGCCGGCGTTCCACGCGTCCGCCATCGTGTCGATGCTGGTGGTGGCTGTGGTCACCATGACCGAGACGACCGGTGACCTGATCGCCGTGGGCGAGCTGACCGGGCGGAGGGTCGAGCCGCGCTCGCTCGCCGACGGGCTGCGCGCGGACGGTCTGTCGACCGTGCTGGGCGGGGTGTTCAACACCTTCCCGTACACGGCGTACGCGCAGAACGTGGGCCTGGTCGGCATGACCCGGGTGCGCAGCCGCTGGGTGGTCGCGGCGGCCGGCGGGATCCTGGTGCTGCTCGGCCTGCTGCCCAAGCTGGGCGCGGTGGTCGCGGCGATCCCGGCGCCGGTGCTGGGCGGCGCCGGTCTGGTCATGTTCGGCACGGTCGCGGCGAGCGGCCTGCGGACGCTCGCCCAGGTCGACTTCAGGGGCAACAACAACCTCACGGTGGTGGCCGTCTCGGTGGCGATCGGCATGCTGCCGGTGGGTGTGCCGACGGTCTACGAGAAGTTCCCGGACTGGTTCCAGACGGTGATGAACAGCGGCATCAGCGCGGGGTGCGTGTCCGCGATCGTACTGAACCTGCTGTTCAACCACCTTCCGTGGAAGGCGGGTCCGGGCGCCGCGCCTCGGCCGGAGGGGCTCCTGCTCGGTGGAGAGGAGACCGCGCAGTAG
- a CDS encoding FAD-dependent oxidoreductase, with protein MLRVAVVGSGPSGCYTAQSLVQGDAEVCVDVLDRLPCPYGLVRYGVAPDHEKIKSLQGSLRTVLEHERVRFIGGVRVGGPRGVPVERLRELYHAVVYCVGAAGDRRLGVPGEELPGSWSATDFVAWYSAHPDAADAGFVRAVRSAVVIGVGNVAVDVTRMLVRGAAELSPTDMPQAALDTLTASGITEVHMVGRRGPSQARFTTKELRELGTLPGTEVTVDPADLALDPAEPATLPAVARRNLEVLRGWAAQPPAVAARHIGLRFFLRPVELLADAGRVGAVRFERTVPDGQGGVTGTGRFEDVPAQLVLRSVGYRGVPLDGLPFDAASGTVPNAAGRVVRDGVPSPGEYVAGWIKRGPTGVIGTNRPCAKETAASLLADAPALLRRQVPGDPVPALRAAGTEPVPWAGWLAIERAEAELGTRLGRSVVKLADWDALLTAARSA; from the coding sequence GTGCTGCGTGTCGCCGTCGTCGGTTCGGGGCCCAGCGGGTGCTACACCGCCCAGAGCCTGGTCCAGGGGGATGCCGAGGTGTGCGTGGACGTCCTGGACCGGCTGCCGTGCCCGTACGGCCTGGTCCGCTACGGCGTCGCCCCGGACCACGAGAAGATCAAGTCCCTGCAGGGCAGCCTCAGGACGGTGCTGGAGCACGAGCGGGTGCGGTTCATCGGCGGGGTCCGGGTGGGCGGCCCCCGCGGAGTGCCGGTGGAGCGGCTGCGGGAGCTGTACCACGCGGTGGTGTACTGCGTGGGCGCCGCCGGCGACCGCCGGCTCGGGGTACCGGGCGAGGAACTGCCGGGCAGCTGGTCGGCGACCGACTTCGTGGCCTGGTACAGCGCGCATCCGGACGCGGCCGACGCGGGCTTTGTGCGCGCGGTGCGGTCGGCCGTGGTCATCGGCGTGGGCAATGTGGCGGTGGACGTCACGCGGATGCTCGTGCGGGGTGCCGCGGAGCTCAGTCCGACGGACATGCCGCAGGCGGCGCTGGACACGCTGACGGCGAGCGGGATCACCGAGGTGCACATGGTCGGCCGGCGCGGTCCCTCCCAGGCCCGCTTCACCACCAAGGAGCTGCGCGAGCTGGGCACCCTGCCCGGCACCGAAGTCACCGTCGATCCGGCCGACTTGGCGCTGGATCCGGCGGAGCCCGCCACCCTGCCCGCGGTAGCGCGCCGCAATCTGGAGGTGCTCCGGGGCTGGGCCGCCCAGCCCCCGGCCGTCGCCGCCCGGCACATCGGCCTGCGGTTCTTCCTGCGCCCCGTGGAACTGCTCGCGGACGCCGGCCGGGTGGGCGCCGTGCGCTTCGAGCGGACGGTACCGGACGGGCAGGGCGGGGTGACGGGCACCGGACGGTTCGAGGACGTGCCCGCCCAGTTGGTGCTGCGTTCGGTGGGCTATCGCGGGGTGCCGCTGGACGGGCTGCCGTTCGACGCGGCGAGCGGCACGGTGCCGAACGCGGCGGGGCGTGTCGTACGTGACGGCGTCCCCTCCCCCGGCGAGTACGTCGCCGGGTGGATCAAGCGCGGCCCGACGGGTGTGATCGGCACCAACCGGCCCTGCGCCAAGGAGACGGCGGCCTCCCTGCTCGCGGACGCTCCCGCGCTGCTGCGCCGGCAGGTGCCCGGCGATCCGGTGCCGGCGCTGCGGGCGGCCGGGACCGAGCCCGTGCCGTGGGCGGGGTGGCTGGCGATCGAGCGGGCCGAGGCCGAGCTGGGCACGCGGCTGGGGCGGAGTGTGGTCAAGCTGGCCGACTGGGACGCGCTGCTGACGGCGGCCCGCTCGGCGTAG
- a CDS encoding DUF6214 family protein — translation MAVWPAWKVRERGGTTSWFQVRLAFPDGARVDALAVVHQGCVSIEDVRAEPALSLADLTGLADWIEGPLFDSCGVERPSRCGGEEPPEERHEPEAGGERAHVLCAGPRRARPVWPRGVEGRRLVAKEYRAAQEEGADPVLAVMSATGHSRRRSLRLIAQARDAGFLSPRHARRRLRRVPAA, via the coding sequence GTGGCCGTGTGGCCCGCGTGGAAGGTGCGGGAGCGCGGCGGCACCACCTCCTGGTTCCAGGTCCGGCTGGCCTTCCCCGACGGCGCCCGGGTCGACGCCCTGGCCGTCGTGCACCAGGGATGTGTGTCCATCGAGGACGTCAGGGCCGAGCCGGCCCTGTCCCTGGCCGACCTGACGGGGCTCGCGGACTGGATCGAGGGCCCACTGTTCGACTCGTGCGGGGTCGAGCGGCCCTCCCGGTGCGGCGGCGAGGAACCGCCCGAGGAGCGGCACGAACCGGAGGCCGGCGGCGAAAGGGCGCATGTGCTCTGTGCCGGGCCGCGGCGCGCCCGGCCGGTCTGGCCGCGGGGCGTCGAGGGCCGCCGGCTCGTCGCGAAGGAGTACCGCGCCGCGCAGGAGGAGGGCGCCGACCCGGTGCTGGCCGTGATGAGCGCGACCGGACACAGCCGCCGCCGCTCCCTCAGGCTGATCGCCCAGGCGCGGGACGCGGGCTTCCTGTCGCCCCGTCATGCACGCCGCCGGCTGAGGCGGGTTCCGGCCGCCTGA
- a CDS encoding TetR/AcrR family transcriptional regulator: MSPRSASVNEELRRRSRERLLQAAVELVDEHGYEATTLGDIADRAGSARGLVSYYFPGKRQLVQSAVHRLMHRTLEEALEREPHTEDGRERLARAIDAILGLARDRPVLMRQHMAGLLQAEGFMPCPEQRRLAELLSDTVARYGSEDVAADYPILRALLMGAVYAALIPGASMPVPVLRAELFQRYGLDRESGVPPESESGTQARERDLSRFFATEERPGNP; encoded by the coding sequence ATGTCCCCGCGCAGCGCCTCGGTCAATGAAGAGTTGCGCCGGCGTTCCCGGGAGCGGCTGCTACAAGCCGCGGTGGAACTGGTCGACGAGCACGGCTACGAGGCCACCACGCTGGGCGACATCGCGGACCGGGCCGGTTCGGCGCGCGGACTGGTGTCGTACTACTTCCCCGGCAAGCGCCAGCTGGTGCAGTCCGCCGTGCACCGGCTGATGCACCGCACGCTGGAGGAGGCCCTGGAGCGGGAACCGCACACCGAGGACGGCCGGGAGCGCCTCGCCCGCGCCATCGACGCGATCCTGGGCCTGGCCCGCGACCGGCCGGTGCTGATGCGGCAGCACATGGCGGGGCTGCTACAGGCGGAGGGTTTCATGCCGTGCCCGGAGCAGCGCCGGCTGGCGGAGCTGCTCAGCGACACCGTGGCCCGGTACGGCTCCGAGGACGTCGCCGCCGACTATCCGATACTCCGGGCCCTGCTGATGGGGGCCGTGTATGCGGCGCTGATCCCGGGGGCGTCGATGCCCGTTCCGGTACTGCGGGCCGAACTGTTCCAGCGGTACGGGCTCGACCGGGAGTCGGGGGTGCCACCGGAGAGCGAGTCGGGCACACAGGCGCGGGAGCGGGATCTGTCGCGGTTCTTCGCGACGGAGGAGCGTCCGGGCAACCCCTGA
- a CDS encoding HAD family hydrolase: protein MTAVLFDFSGTLFRVESTESWLRAVLAETGHVLPEPELQDAARALEAAGALPGGANPLELPADLAGIWAVRDESAELHRAAYTGLTRRVPLPDPGLHDALYERHKTPAAWAPYPDAADVLRTLRERGIGVGVVSNIGWDLRPVFREHGLDRYVDAYVLSYEHGVQKPDPRLFSVACAALGADPRQVVMVGDSKEADGGAAALGCRVHFVDHLPVTDRPDALLPVLDLVG, encoded by the coding sequence ATGACTGCCGTGTTGTTCGACTTCTCCGGGACGCTCTTCCGCGTCGAGTCCACCGAGTCCTGGCTGCGCGCGGTACTGGCCGAGACGGGACATGTCCTGCCCGAACCCGAACTGCAAGACGCCGCAAGGGCGTTGGAGGCGGCCGGTGCGCTGCCGGGCGGGGCGAATCCGCTGGAGCTGCCGGCGGACCTGGCCGGGATCTGGGCGGTGCGGGACGAGAGCGCGGAGCTGCACCGGGCCGCGTACACGGGCCTGACGCGACGGGTGCCGCTGCCCGACCCCGGGCTGCACGACGCGCTGTACGAGCGGCACAAGACCCCGGCCGCCTGGGCCCCGTACCCGGACGCCGCCGACGTGCTGCGCACCCTGCGTGAGCGCGGGATCGGCGTGGGCGTGGTCAGCAACATCGGCTGGGATCTGCGGCCGGTGTTCCGCGAGCACGGGCTCGACCGGTATGTGGACGCGTATGTGCTGTCGTACGAGCACGGCGTGCAGAAGCCGGACCCTCGGTTGTTCTCGGTCGCCTGTGCGGCGCTGGGCGCCGATCCTCGGCAGGTGGTGATGGTGGGTGACAGCAAGGAGGCGGACGGTGGGGCGGCCGCGCTCGGCTGCCGGGTGCACTTCGTCGACCATCTGCCGGTGACGGACCGGCCCGACGCGCTGCTGCCGGTGCTGGATCTGGTGGGCTGA